The proteins below are encoded in one region of Methanoculleus taiwanensis:
- a CDS encoding ABC1 kinase family protein yields the protein MVTRFQRYGQIADVLIKYGFGILVEEVFPGSERLRAFKRRGQKEELPAYVRVRLAIEELGPTFIKFGQIMSTRRELLPPELIVELQKLQDQVAPLPYDEVKPVIEDYCPVFGDCFDLIEEEPFAAASLSQVHRAVLKDGSVVALKVQRPGIVDLIETDLLILQSLAERVESMYPDLRVYNPRGMVDEFAVQIRRELDFTQDGKNAERIGRNMREVRGVRAPKIYWQYTGTRLLTMEYVEGVRIDDLPALREMGLLPREIAERGFSAYIKQIFIDGFFHGDPHPGNLLVTEKGFIVFLDFGIVGVLRPEKKRRLINLLLAIVNSDVDRTMDALHDLGITIKPEDVDSVKDELYVVLIDYRDAQLGQFNFGMALIGLTDTLRRYRIRVPPAFMLMTKVIIMVLDVGTELDPTFNFDRNIRPHLTAIAARERFSPEKLLDVGHVINDAIDSLVRLPRSFAETLQNVTEGSITLEMEKSTIDRVEQMLDHVTDKILVGFIVAAIVVGSSLVLQVSDVTLPDYITWIAILGYAVAVVVGFYAIYHAIVYGRGT from the coding sequence ATGGTTACCCGGTTCCAGCGGTATGGCCAGATCGCCGACGTCCTGATCAAGTACGGGTTCGGCATCCTCGTCGAGGAGGTCTTTCCCGGCTCGGAACGGCTCCGGGCGTTTAAACGGCGGGGGCAGAAGGAAGAACTTCCGGCATACGTGCGTGTCCGCCTTGCCATCGAAGAACTCGGGCCTACGTTCATCAAGTTCGGCCAGATCATGAGCACCCGGCGGGAACTGCTTCCGCCCGAACTGATCGTGGAACTGCAAAAACTGCAGGATCAGGTCGCTCCCCTGCCGTATGATGAGGTAAAACCGGTTATCGAGGATTACTGCCCCGTTTTCGGTGACTGTTTTGACCTCATCGAGGAGGAACCCTTCGCCGCCGCCTCGCTTTCACAGGTGCACCGCGCCGTGCTGAAAGACGGATCCGTTGTCGCACTCAAGGTGCAGCGCCCCGGGATCGTCGACCTCATCGAGACGGATCTCTTAATCCTCCAGTCACTCGCCGAACGGGTCGAGAGCATGTACCCCGATCTCCGGGTCTACAATCCCCGGGGTATGGTCGATGAGTTTGCCGTGCAGATCCGGCGGGAACTTGACTTCACCCAGGACGGGAAGAACGCAGAAAGGATCGGCCGCAATATGCGGGAGGTTCGCGGTGTTCGTGCTCCGAAGATTTACTGGCAGTATACCGGCACCCGCCTGCTCACCATGGAGTACGTGGAAGGTGTCCGGATCGATGACCTCCCGGCCCTCCGGGAGATGGGTCTGCTCCCGCGAGAGATTGCCGAGCGGGGCTTCTCCGCCTACATAAAGCAGATATTCATCGACGGCTTCTTCCACGGCGACCCGCACCCGGGTAACCTTCTGGTGACGGAGAAAGGGTTTATCGTTTTCCTTGATTTCGGGATCGTCGGCGTCCTGCGGCCCGAGAAGAAACGGCGCCTCATCAATCTCCTTCTTGCCATCGTCAACTCCGACGTCGATCGGACCATGGACGCGCTGCACGACCTCGGCATCACCATCAAACCTGAAGATGTCGACAGCGTCAAGGACGAACTCTACGTCGTGCTCATCGATTACCGGGACGCTCAGCTCGGGCAGTTCAATTTCGGGATGGCGTTGATCGGCCTGACCGACACCCTTCGCAGGTACCGGATCCGCGTTCCGCCGGCGTTCATGCTGATGACGAAGGTGATCATCATGGTGCTCGATGTCGGCACGGAGCTTGATCCGACGTTCAACTTCGATCGAAACATTCGGCCTCATCTCACTGCGATTGCAGCCCGGGAGAGGTTCTCGCCGGAGAAACTGCTCGATGTCGGGCATGTGATAAACGATGCCATCGATAGCCTTGTCCGGCTCCCCCGCTCCTTCGCCGAGACGTTGCAGAACGTCACCGAGGGCTCGATCACGCTCGAGATGGAGAAGAGCACCATCGACCGGGTAGAGCAGATGCTCGATCACGTGACCGACAAGATCCTGGTCGGTTTTATCGTCGCCGCTATCGTCGTTGGTTCGTCGCTCGTCCTCCAGGTCTCGGACGTCACCCTGCCGGACTACATAACGTGGATCGCCATTCTCGGGTATGCAGTCGCGGTGGTGGTCGGGTTCTACGCGATCTACCACGCTATCGTGTACGGGCGCGGAACCTGA
- a CDS encoding ferredoxin-thioredoxin reductase catalytic domain-containing protein, producing the protein MTEEESIEEMRVWAKRYAKERGWVLNPNEKQLNTVLRGLARNKERFGEQYCPCRLRSGEPEKDKIIICPCIYHDQEIEEAGRCHCNLYFKKKAE; encoded by the coding sequence ATGACAGAAGAAGAATCGATTGAAGAGATGCGGGTCTGGGCGAAACGATACGCGAAGGAACGGGGATGGGTACTCAATCCCAATGAGAAGCAGCTGAACACAGTCCTTCGGGGGCTGGCACGGAACAAGGAACGGTTCGGCGAGCAGTACTGTCCCTGCCGCCTCCGGAGCGGAGAGCCCGAGAAGGACAAGATCATTATCTGCCCCTGTATCTACCACGACCAGGAGATCGAAGAGGCGGGCAGATGCCACTGCAACCTCTACTTTAAGAAGAAGGCCGAGTGA